One part of the Rutidosis leptorrhynchoides isolate AG116_Rl617_1_P2 chromosome 1, CSIRO_AGI_Rlap_v1, whole genome shotgun sequence genome encodes these proteins:
- the LOC139839414 gene encoding pectinesterase inhibitor 9-like yields MAQNFPSFFVISLTIFMFSSIVESRSRARMYLQLQCRSAIYPDLCVETLLPYVSKNGLPSPQTLAQISLATCLSKARFTNTYLNMVVKKLNETETSENYQAIEQCLRQINDGVNQITQSFKELQKIGKDGDEKFIWHESNVQTWVSAALTDAITCLDGLLTDETSKRELAMIKARFLNVKQLASNSLMMFSRFTTRYRASRGIKNPEILS; encoded by the coding sequence ATGGCACAAAATTTTCCCTCTTTTTTTGTCATCTCTCTTACAATCTTCATGTTCTCTTCGATCGTCGAATCTCGTTCTCGTGCAAGAATGTATCTTCAACTACAATGTCGATCAGCGATTTATCCTGATCTATGTGTCGAAACTCTTTTGCCATATGTAAGCAAAAACGGACTACCAAGCCCTCAAACACTCGCTCAAATCTCACTAGCTACATGTCTATCTAAAGCTCGATTTACAAACACTTATCTAAACATGGTTGTAAAGAAGTTGAATGAAACCGAGACTTCTGAAAACTACCAAGCAATAGAACAATGTCTTCGCCAAATCAACGATGGAGTGAATCAAATTACGCAATCTTTTAAGGAGTTACAAAAAATAGGAAAAGATGGTGATGAAAAGTTTATATGGCACGAGAGCAACGTGCAAACTTGGGTAAGCGCTGCGTTAACGGATGCTATAACGTGCCTTGATGGACTATTAACGGACGAGACGAGCAAGAGGGAATTGGCTATGATTAAAGCGAGGTTCTTGAATGTGAAGCAACTTGCGAGCAATTCTCTAATGATGTTTAGTCGGTTTACAACAAGATATCGTGCCTCGCGCGGTATCAAAAATCCTGAAATTTTGTCATAG